A genome region from Penaeus vannamei isolate JL-2024 chromosome 20, ASM4276789v1, whole genome shotgun sequence includes the following:
- the LOC138865224 gene encoding uncharacterized protein, protein MTLRREVKGEVKTLLREVKDGAKTLLREVKGVAKTLLREVKGVAKALLREVKGGAKTLLREVKGVAKTLLREVKGVAKALLREVKGGAKTLLREVKGVAMTLLREVKGVAKTLLREVKDGAKTLLREVKGVAMTLRREVKGVAKTLRREVKVVAMTLRREVKGVAKTLRREVKVVAVTLLREVKVVAKTLLREVKGVAKTLLREVKGIVMTLLREVKGVAKTLLREVKTTLLREVKGVVMTLLREVKGVVKTLLREVKGEAKILLREVKGVAKTLLREVKGVAKTLLREVKGEAKILLREVKGVAKTPLREVKGVAKTLLREVKGVAKTLLREVKGGAKTLLREVKGVAKTLLREVKVVAKTLLREVKVVAKTLLREVKGVAKTLLREVKGVAKTLLREVNGVAKTMLREVKGVAKTLLREVKGVAMTLQREVKGVAKTMLREVKGEAKTLRREVKVVATGGQGYSNDPAMGGQGCSEDLATGGQGCSEDPATGGQGCSDGRSRVK, encoded by the coding sequence ATGACCCTGCGACGGGAGGTCAAGGGTGAAGTGAAGACCCTGCTACGTGAGGTCAAGGATGGAGCGAAGACCCTGCTACGGGAGGTCAAGGGTGTAGCGAAGACCCTGCTACGGGAGGTCAAGGGTGTAGCGAAGGCCCTGCTGCGGGAGGTCAAGGGTGGAGCGAAGACCCTGCTACGGGAGGTCAAGGGTGTAGCGAAGACCCTGCTACGGGAGGTCAAGGGTGTAGCGAAGGCCCTGCTGCGGGAGGTCAAGGGTGGAGCGAAGACCCTGCTACGGGAGGTCAAGGGTGTAGCGATGACCCTGCTACGGGAGGTCAAGGGTGTAGCGAAGACCCTGCTTCGGGAGGTCAAGGATGGAGCGAAGACCCTGCTACGGGAGGTCAAGGGTGTAGCGATGACCCTGCGACGGGAGGTCAAGGGTGTAGCGAAGACCCTGCGACGGGAGGTCAAGGTTGTAGCGATGACCCTGCGACGGGAGGTCAAGGGTGTAGCGAAGACCCTGCGACGGGAGGTCAAGGTTGTAGCGGTGACCCTGCTACGGGAGGTCAAGGTTGTAGCGAAGACCCTGCTACGGGAGGTCAAGGGTGTAGCGAAGACCCTGCTACGGGAGGTCAAGGGTATTGTAATGACCCTGCTACGGGAGGTCAAGGGTGTAGCGAAGACCCTGCTACGGGAGGTCAAGACGACCTTGCTACGAGAGGTCAAGGGTGTAGTAATGACCTTGCTACGAGAGGTCAAGGGTGTAGTGAAGACCCTGCTACGGGAGGTCAAGGGTGAAGCGAAAATCCTTCTACGGGAGGTCAAGGGTGTAGCGAAGACCCTGCTACGGGAGGTCAAGGGTGTAGCGAAGACCCTGCTACGGGAGGTCAAGGGTGAAGCGAAGATCCTTCTACGGGAGGTCAAGGGTGTAGCGAAGACCCCGCTACGGGAGGTCAAGGGTGTAGCGAAGACCCTGCTACGGGAGGTCAAGGGTGTAGCGAAGACCTTGCTCCGGGAGGTCAAGGGTGGAGCGAAGACCCTGCTACGGGAGGTCAAGGGTGTAGCGAAGACCCTGCTACGGGAGGTCAAGGTTGTAGCGAAGACCCTGCTACGGGAGGTCAAGGTTGTAGCGAAGACCCTGCTACGGGAGGTCAAGGGTGTAGCGAAGACCCTGCTACGGGAGGTCAAGGGTGTAGCGAAGACCCTGCTACGGGAGGTCAATGGTGTAGCGAAGACCATGTTAAGGGAGGTCAAGGGTGTAGCGAAGACCCTGCTACGGGAGGTCAAGGGTGTAGCGATGACCCTGCAACGGGAGGTCAAGGGTGTAGCGAAGACCATGTTAAGGGAGGTCAAGGGTGAAGCGAAGACCCTGCGACGGGAGGTCAAGGTTGTAGCGACGGGAGGTCAAGGGTATAGTAATGACCCTGCTATGGGAGGTCAAGGGTGTAGCGAAGACCTTGCTACGGGAGGTCAAGGGTGTAGCGAAGACCCTGCGACGGGAGGTCAAGGGTGTAGCGACGGGAGGTCAAGGGTGAAGTGA
- the LOC113805051 gene encoding uncharacterized protein, with translation MTSGHQSRLSEILTMLRALVLLTAVCSVLAKDGFAEKYAYSKVMTNCFGEDLYYGWSKEVFKAVKECYGEEVKLPEADEEEESSSEEEEVEEEVSSPLGLDRFSGQPIILFYPPQGQGQDARLPADFPFKLFSRRQKREAPLYSAPIIKKMVQKVKAKVSNFTCVMRKMNYIDDDFNIDYKTAIEETKKLDIADDLKEDLLEAMEKCKDLTMCLPLEKSGSPMPLKLQRIVALNKCWKKARLGVCMKHDLMRYLNWFDVSEFPADEDGDEGSKAEKLLHLLWGVEARDDFQLY, from the exons GATGTTGCGTGCACTAGTTCTCTTGACGGCCGTGTGCTCCGTTCTCGCCAAGGATGGGTTCGCCGAGAAGTATGCTTACTCTAAG GTTATGACCAACTGCTTCGGCGAAGACCTGTACTACGGCTGGTCGAAGGAGGTGTTCAAGGCCGTGAAGGAGTGCTACGGGGAGGAGGTGAAGCTTCCTGAggctgatgaggaggaggagtcgtcttcggaggaggaggaggtggaggaggaagtctcGAGTCCCTTG GGCCTGGACAGATTCAGCGGCCAGCCGATtatcctcttctaccctcctcaAGGACAAGGCCAAGATGCAAGGCTTCCGGCCGACTTCCCATTCAAGCTCTTCTCTCGACGCCAG AAGCGCGAGGCCCCCCTGTACAGCGCTCCTATCATCAAGAAAATGGTCCAAAAGGTCAAGGCGAAGGTCAGCAACTTCACCTGCGTCATGAGGAAGATGAACTAC aTTGACGACGACTTCAACATCGATTACAAGACGGCGAtcgaagagacaaagaaactggACATTGCTGACGACCTGAAGGAGGACCTCCTGGAAGCCATGGAGAAGTGCAAGGACCTTACG ATGTGCCTCCCCCTCGAGAAGTCCGGCTCCCCGATGCCCCTGAAGCTGCAGCGCATCGTCGCCCTCAACAAGTGCTGGAAGAAGGCCCGCCTCGGCGTCTGCATGAAGCACGACCTCATGAGGTACCTCAACTGGTTCGACGTCTCCGAGTTCCCTGCCGACGAGGACGGCGACGAGGGCTCGAAGGCCGAGAAGCTCCTGCACCTCCTGTGGGGCGTCGAGGCCAGGGACGACTTCCAGCTGTACTGA
- the LOC113805073 gene encoding uncharacterized protein has protein sequence MLRQLILLTAVCGALGNGFAKKFGFSKAMTSCLGEDVYYGWRNHVLQAVMACGAEETLLPPFEELEDELQSGEDHADQPVTESLGQDDKSQESNFSSTQTPKREPVFGAVVLKQMAKKVEAKLSNITCILKKLNYLEEDFDVNYDFLREELEISELFATLDGGVKADLIAALDYCQEYEYPENPASPMPKKLQKIVAFLKCERRTRLHVCMKRDVLKNLDDYDLSDLRKEGESEAEVAEKVLHLMWGLEADDELQLY, from the exons ATGCTTCGACAGCTCATCTTGCTAACCGCCGTCTGCGGCGCCCTCGGCAACGGCTTCGCCAAAAAGTTTGGATTCTCCAAA GCGATGACGAGCTGCCTGGGCGAGGACGTGTACTACGGATGGAGGAACCACGTGCTGCAGGCGGTGATGGCGTGCGGCGCCGAGGAGACGCTGCTGCCCCCGTTCGAGGAACTCGAGGACGAG CTTCAGAGCGGAGAGGATCACGCAGACCAGCCAGTCACCGAATCCCTTGGCCAAGATGACAAGTCTCAGGAGTCCAATTTCTCCTCAACACAGACGCCG AAGCGAGAGCCAGTGTTCGGAGCGGTAGTCCTGAAGCAGATGGCCAAGAAGGTGGAGGCTAAGCTGAGCAACATCACCTGCATCTTGAAGAAACTGAACTAC CTGGAAGAGGACTTCGATGTCAACTACGACTTTCTGAGGGAGGAGCTCGAGATCTCCGAACTGTTCGCGACTCTGGACGGCGGCGTCAAGGCGGACCTCATCGCGGCGCTCGACTACTGCCAGGAATACGAG tATCCCGAGAACCCCGCCTCCCCGATGCCCAAGAAGCTGCAGAAGATCGTCGCCTTCCTCAAGTGCGAGAGGAGGACCCGCCTGCACGTCTGCATGAAGCGCGACGTCCTGAAGAACCTGGACGACTACGACCTGTCCGACCTGCGGAAGGAAGGCGAGAGCGAGGCCGAGGTGGCGGAGAAGGTCCTCCACCTGATGTGGGGCCTCGAGGCTGACGACGAACTCCAGCTCTACTGA